GAAATTGTAATTTAATGTATAGGTGGTTACTCCAGCTTCCTCCGGAAACAGGTTGTATATATTTGCTTCTTTTCTTTCCTATGCTTGTACAATAGGCTCCCATCCCATTTTGGAATATGGTTGTAAATACGAGCGCTCTTCTTGGCAAAGATTAATGTTTCTGTGACCGTAGCACTTTTTTCTTTTGTTCTTCCACTCTGGACTATTCAGTGTCTTTTTTTATtatttgtgtgtgagtgtatgtttgtgcagaggagagagactcaAACACTGCACTGGTTGGCTATTTTCATGGTTCATTATAATAAATCACTGTAATGACAGTTTTATACCACTGGTGGTGTTGTCTgtatgttctgtctgtctgggagaaggAAGGCTGATATGTTGGCATCACTTTCAAACGGTTTGACGGATGCCTCCTACCTGACGTGGTCCTTGttatctgggatccttgggacgtccctactcCATAGAAGTTACCGTTGAAAATGGTCAAGGAAAGGGTTAGGGAAGGATTATGtttagggtagggatgtcccaaggaaCCCCGAATAGCACTAACCTACCCGACAGGCCACCAGCAAGCTGCCTGTCGCCTCCAAATAAAACTCCTGTGAAAAGTCGTGGTTGGATGCTGTCGGACAACTTCACCATATCATGGCACCACAGAGACCTGAACCATCTTCATGTCCCCTGAGAACTCCTTTAGAGTGGATTACCTTTCAGGTTTAAGGAACATGTACCATCATACCAGCAACAGATATGTCCATTCATTCATATTTCTTTAGTGGTTGCCTGCTATCTTATCACAACAGATTGGAGACAGTTCCATCAGGAGAACAACATTAACTGCATCTAATGAGAGCCTGCCTCTTCCTGACTGGTGCATGTTGGTTAGTGGTAGTCCCTCACTGGTAAGCAGATGGTGCGACAACCCTCTCTTTGATCTGTTGTGCTGTGTGCATATCAATGCGGACACTCCGGTCTTGATGAACATCAATGATTAAGCAGGCCCTTCATGGTTACAAGTGCTCTCATGTCCCCGTTATGCATGACTAACCAGCACAAATGAGCTTCACAACAACACACCACTTCTGGTTTTGGAGTGTCTCTCCCATGTTCACAAGTGGAGAGATTCCACAGTTCAGGGACATGTGGTCGAGAGAAACGtgtttcaaatcaaagtttatttgtcacgtgcgcctaatacaacaggtgtagacctcactgtgaaaggcttacttacaggctctatcCAACAGTaccaaaaaaggtattaggtgaacaataggtaggtaaagaaaacggcagtgaaaaataacagtagggaggctacatacaggcaccgattagtcgggctgattgaggtagtatgtacatgtagatatggttaaagtgactatgcttatatgatgaacagagagtagcagtagcgtaaaagagggtggcgggacacaatgcagatagcccggttagccaatgttgGACGGCCCAATTTGAGGTattatgtacatgaatgtatagttagtgactgcatatatgataaacataatagcagcagtgtaaaagaggggttgggagtGGGCACGCAATGcaaatagccatttgattacctgttcaggagtcttatggcttgggggtaaaaactgttgagaagcctttttgtccaagacttggcactccggtaccgcttagcATGCGGTAATAGAGAGAACAGTCGagaacaatttttagggccttcctctgacaccgcctggtgtagaggtcctggatggcactcagcttagtgatgtactgggccctacacactaccctctgtagtgccctgcggtcggaggccgagtaattgccgtaccaggcagtgatgcaaccaggatgctctcgatgttgcagctgtataacttttgaggatctcaggacccatgccaaatctttttggtttcctgagggggaataggctttgtcgtgccctcttcacgacggtcttggtgtgtttgggccattctagtttgttggaactagaagctctcaacctgctccactacagccccgtcgatgagaatgggggtgtgttcggtcctccttttcctgtagtccataatcGTCTCCTTattcttggttacattgagggataggctGTTATtctgggtggtgccagaataacagccaggtctctgacctcctccctataggctgtctcgtcgttgtcagtgatcaggcctaccactgttgtctgcaaacttaatgatggtgttggagtcgtgggtaaacggagtacaggaggggactgagcatgcaccccggGGGGCTCCAttattgaggatcagcgtggcagatgtgttgctacctaccctcaccacctgggggtggactgtcaggaagtccagttggagggaggtgtttattcccaggatccttagcttagtgatgagctttgagggcattatggtgttgaacgctgaactgtagtcaatgaataacattctcacataagtgttccttttgtccaggtgggaaagggcagtgtggagtgcaatagagattgcatcatctgtggatctgtttgggcggtatgcaaattggagtggggctagggtttctgggataatggtgttgtgagccatgaccaacctttcaaagcacttcatggctacggacgtgaggtctgtagtcatttaggcaggttgccttcgtgttcttgggcacagtgactatggcggtctgcttgaaacatgttggtattacagactcaatcagggacatgttgaaaatgtcagtgaaagaCACCTGGCAGTTGGTCaacacatgcccggagcacacgtcctggtaatccatctggccctgcagccttgtgtatgttgacctgtttaaaggtcttactcacgtcggcaacagagagcgtgatcacacaattgtccagaacagctgatgctcgcatgcatgcctcagtgttgcttgcctcgaagagagcaaataagtaatttagctcatctggaaggctcgtgtcactgggcagcttgcggctgtgcttccctttgtagtctgtaatagtttgcaagccctgccacataagacgagcgttggagccggtgtagtaggattcaatcttcaccctgtattgacgctttgcctgtttgatggttcgtcgcagggcatagcaggatttcttataagcttccgggttagagtccctcaccttgaaagcggcagctctaccctttagctcagtgcgaatgttgcctgtaatccatggcttctgtttggggtatgtacgtacagtcactgtggggacgagatcctcaatgcacttattgataaagccagtgactgatgtggtgtattcctcaatgccatcggaggaatcccggaatgtgttccagtctgtgctagcaagaaagtcctgtagtttagcatctgcttcacctgaccacctttttatagaccgagtcactggtgcttcctgcttttaatttttgcttgtaagcatgaATCAGCAGGATATAACTGGTCAGATtgaccaaatggagggcgagggagagctttgtacgcgtctctgtgtggagtacaggtgctctagaattttttttttccccctctggttgcactttTAACATGCTGATGGAAATTATGTTTAAGTATCCCTGCATTAAAGGCTACGAGGAgagccgcctctgggtgagtggtttcctgtttgcttatttccttatacagctgactgagtgcggtcttagtgtcagcatctgtctgtggtggtaaataaacagccacaaaaagtatagctgaaaactctcgaGGCAGGTAGTGTGGTCTGCATTTTATCAcaagatactctacttcaggcgagcaaaatctagagactttcTTATATTTCGTGCAGCAGCtgctgtttacaaatatgcacagaccgcccctctcgttttaccggagtgtgctgttccaTCTGGAGGAGATGTCTGTGTTCAATGCCTGGCTCGGCTCGTTTTGCATGGCCCGGTTCCCCGGTTGAGTGGAGATCGCATATTTTAGAATATTCCATTGGTCCTTAAGTGAATTCTCCACCCACACGGGGAACTGGGCCATGCAAAACAAAATGGTCCAATCAGAATAGGGCTATAAGGGTTGGGCAAGTGAGTGCTCTTGGGTTGTGTATAGTTAATTATTCCAGGAAGAGAAGTGCAATGCAGTGTTGCGTGGGGAGCAGGAACATTTACATTGTCATTTCTCTGAAGTGAAACTAAAGCGCGCAGTATGTTGTGCATGAGACCCAACTCCCCAGCTCTTCAGAAAACTATTAAATAGTGAAATTCAGTGTTTGGACCTCTTAACACCTAACAGAAAGTAGAACTGAAATCTTATCCACAAACACATGCAGGTGAGTAGAGAGATTAACATGGACATTTGAAGATCAGCTCtacagtgtttgtttatttattctcCTTTTTTCTTTGCTACAGTAGGCCAACGTCAACTCTTTGTCCTTTGGTTATATAACTATTTTCTAAGTTTCTTGGTAACACCTTGTATCATGATTGATTAGTCTGCCCATAAGGCAATGCTGCTAAACTGTCAAGAGCAGACTGATTGCAAGAAATGCTTTATGGTTTTACCTTGGTCTCTGTCTAGATATGGCGTCCTCCAGCAGTGTCCTCGCTGAAGAGCAGTTCCTGTGCTCCATCTGTCTGGATGTGTTCACTGAGCCGGTCTCTATTCAATGTGGACACAACTTCTGCATGGCCTGTATCAGGAAGTATTGGGATGGCAATGACATGTGCCAGTGTCCCATgtgtaaaaaaacattttataagAGACCAGATCTGTTCATCAATACATTCATTTCTGAGATGGCTGCTCAGTTCAGGAAATCAGTTGAAGTGAAAGCCACCAGCAGCTCAGACCAACTCCCTGCCAAAACTGGAGAAGTCTCCTGTGACATCTGCACTGGGATGAAGCTCAAGGCCCTGAAGTCCTGCCTGGTGTGTCAGACCTCTTACTGTGAGACTCACCTGGAGCCTCATCAGAGAGTCGCAGCCTTAAAGAGACACAAGCTGATCAACCCTGTGGAGAACCTGGAAGACAGGATGTGCAAGAAGCACGACAGACTCCTGGAGCTGTTCTGTAGGACTGATCAGACATGTGTGTGTCAGTTCTGCACTGAGGCAAAACACAAGACTCACAACACAGTCCCTCTAGAGGAAGAGTATGGAGAGAAGATGGCTGAACTGGGGAAGATGATGGCAGTAGTACAGCAGATGATGCATACAAGATCTAGAAAGGTTAAGGAGATCAAACACTCTGTAGAGCTCAGCAAGAGAGTTGCAGAGAGAAAGATATTAGACAGTGTGCAGGTATTCACTGCTCTGGTTCGCTCCATTGAGAGAAGTCAGGCTGAGCTCATTGAGGTGGTCAAAGAGAAGCAGAAAAAAGCAGAGAGGCAGGCTGAAGGGCTCATTAAAGAGCTGGAGCGGGAAatcactgagctacagaggagaaGCACTAAGCtggagcagctctcacacactgaggaccacctccacctcctacaGAGCTTCCCATCTCTTTGTACCCTTCCACCCACCAAGGACTGGTCTAAGATCAGTGTTCACAGTGATCTGTATGTGGGGACTGGGAGGAGAGTTGTGTCCCAACTGGAGGAGACACTGAATAAAGAGATGGATAAAGTCAAATTGAAGAGGGCGCAGCGCTATGCAGTGGATGTGACTCTGGACCCTGATACGGCAAACCCCTATATCATCCTGTCGAAAAGTGGGAAAGAAGTGAGATATCAACAGAAACAACAAGATCTCCTTGACAACCCAAAGAGGTTTTCCACCTGTCCCTGTGTCCTTGGAACTAAAGGTGTCTCCTCGGGAAGATCTTACTATGAGGTGACTGTTAAGGGAAAGACTAAGTGGGATTTAGGAGTGGCCAGAGAGTCCATCAACAGGAAGGGAAATATCACACTGAGCCCTAAGGATGGTTACTGGACTGTGGCACTGAGGGAAAGGTGTAAGTACCTAGCCTGTACCtccacacctgtcctcctctccctgagAGAGAAGCCCCAGAAGGTGGGGGTGTTTGTGGATTATGAGGAGGGTCAGGTCTCCTTTTAtgatgtggaggccaggtctcatATCTACTCGTTCACTGGCTGCACTTTCACTAAGAAACTATATCCATACTTAGGACCTTGTGCTAATTTTGGGGATGAAAACTCTGCTCCTCTGATTATCTCTCCTGTCAATCACACAGACTGAGGATGATGTTTTGACATTGCAGAAGTGTGGAGATGTTACCAAAGATAATGGTATCCTGACAAATACTCAGCATGGACCTTGATTCCGTTAAGTTTAAAATACTGCACTTTGCATTAACATCACATGAATcacaaaaaaaaagaagaaaaaaagatcCCTGCAAATATTTTGTTTAATATTAGATGAAATTGTTCCAGTCTCTTCCGTTTGGTCATTTCTTAATGTACATATACATAATGTGTGTTATGTAATAATGTTGTGCTGATGTGACTGTATTGTGATTAATTTCATGTCATCTCTGACATCAAGGATTTAGCAGCCTCTTCATGGTTACAAGTGCTCTCCTGTCCCCATCGTGCATTGGGACAAAGCTTTACCACACAACACACGACTATATTTTGAAGTGCCTTTCTTGTGTTGCTTGTTCTGTCTTTGATTGTAACACAATGTCATTACATTTGAAAGAAACACCATTAAAGAAACAAATGCAGTGAGTTTGTTTTTAAGGTTTATTTACCCCCCTGTTTTGGCTCTCTAAAAACTTGTATTCTTAGGATAATATTTAATGTTTTTATGTACATGGAAATGGTTGGGACAAACCCCTTTCCCTGGTTCCTCACCTCCCAGGTTTTCATACACACTCCCAGGGTCTAACATTGTCCCGTACATCTCCAATTTACATATACATGTCTGCACACACAAGTGGTCTGTTATCGGATATGTACGGGATGTGTGCAGAGATTTTTGGACTGTGCACCCCAGTGTTAACCCGTAAATACACTTTGTCATGCAGTCAACTCCTCCAGCTACACTTGGAAACTGCCTGGATCCTGTCACTACTTGCTGATCAGACAACCAGTATAATAAGGTAGGTGGGGTTTGGACTGGCCAGTATAATAAGGTAGGTGGGGTTTGGACTAGCCAGTGTAATAAGGTAGGTGGGGTTTGGACTGGCCAGTATAATAAGGTAGGTGGGGTTTGGACTAGCCAGTGTAATAAGGTAGGTGGGGTTTGGACTAGCCAGTATAATAAGGTAGGTGGGGTTTGGACTAGCCAGTATAATAAGGTAGGTGGGGTTTGGACTGGCCAGTATAATAAGGTAAGTGGGGTTTGGACTAGCCAGTAATAAGGTAGGTGGGGTTTGGAAGGTAAAGTGGGGTTTGGACTGGCCAGTATAATAAGGTAAGGTGGGGTTTGGACTAGCCAGTATAATAAGGTAGGTGGGGTTTGGACAGTATAATAAGGTAGGTGGGGTTTGGACTAGCCAGTATAATAAGGTAGGTGGGGTTTGGACTGGCCAGTATAATAAGGTAGGTGGGGTTTGGACTGGCCAGTATAATAAGGTAGGTGGGGTTTGGAGCCAGTATAATAAGGTAGGTGGGGTTTGGGCCAGTATAATAAGGTAGGTGGGGTTTGGTGGGGTTTGGACTGGCCAGTATAATAAGGTAGGTGGGGTTTGGACTGGCCAGTATAATAAGGTAGGTGGGGTTTGGACTGGCCAGTATAATAAGGTAGGTGGGGTTTGGACTGGCCAGTATAATAAGGTAGGTGGGGTTTGGACTGGCCAGTATAATAAGGTAGGTGGGGTTTGGACTGGCCAGTATAATAAGGTAGGTGGGGTTTGGACTGGCCAGTATAATAAGGTAGGTGGGGTTTGGACTGGCCAGTATAATAAGGTAGGTGGGGTTTGGACTGGCCAGTATAATAAGGTAGGTGGGGTTTGGACTGGCCAGTATAATAAGGTAAGTGGGGTTTGGACTGGCCAGTATAATAAGGTAGGTGGTTGGACTGGCCAGTATAATAAGGTAAGTGGGGTTTGGACTGGCCAGTAATAATAAGGTAGGTGGGGTTTGGAGGTGGGGTTTGGCCAGTGTAATAAGGTAGGTGGGGTTTGGACTGGCCAGTATAATAAGGTAGGTGGGGTTTGGACTGGCCAGTATAATAAGGTAGGTGGGGTTTGGACTGGCCAGTATAATAAGGTAGGTGGGAGTTGGACTGGCCAGTATAATAAGGTAGGTGGGACTGGCCAGTATTGGACTGGACTAGCCAGTATAATAAGGTAGGTGGGGTTTGGACTAGCCAGTATAATAAGGTAGGTGGGGTTTGGACTAGCCAGTATAATAAGGTAGGTGGGGTTTTGGACTAGCCAGTATAATTTAGGTTTTAGCCAGTATAATAAGGTAGGTGGGGTTTGGACTAGCCAGTATTAAGGTAGGTGGGGTTTGGGGCCAGTTTAGGTGGGGTTTGGACTAGCcagtatttatttaaccaggcatgtcagttaagaacacattcttattttcaaggtGGGGTTTGGACTAGCCAGTATAATAAGGTAGGTGGGGTTTGGACTGGAacaggtgggttaactgccagttaaGGTAATAGCCTTGTCAGCTGGGGTTTGAACTGGCCAGTATAATAACCTTGGGGTTACTATAATTGGACTGGCCAGTATAATAAGGTAGGTGGGAGTTGGACTGGCCAGTTTGGATGGCCAGTATAAGGTGGGGTTTGGGTAAGTGGGAGGTGGGGTTGGACTGGCCAGTATAATAAGGTAGGTGGGAGTTGGACTGGCCAGTAAAATAAGGTAAGTGGGGTTTGGACTGGCCAGTATAATAAGGTAGGTGGGAGTTGGACTGGCCAGTAAAATAAGGTAAGTGGGGTTTGCACTGATTGAATATGTTCACATGTTGATTAGTtcacatcacaggaggttggtggcaccttaattggggaggactggctcatggtaatggctggagtggaatcagtggtatgatgccattccattgactccgttccagacattattatgagccgcccCCACAGCAGCTTCCTGTGGTTCACATGTTAAGTTGAGCTTGTTTCAGCCCAGAAGCCCTATAAGAACACTAGGCACATTTACAACATTATGAGAGTGGATTCATAAAGCACTACACTCACCAGCTGGAAAGTGATATATGCCAATTAGgaggatgattaggtggccaggttgggaatttaaccccctactcttacaataagtgccatgggattaTTAATGACCACAGAGAGTTAGGACATCCATTTAActtcccatctgaaagacagtaCCCTATGCAGGGCAATGTCCccttcactgccctggggcattagGATCTCCTTAGACCAgatgaaagagtgcctcctattggccctccaacaccgtttccagcagcatctggtcttccATCAAGGGACTGACCGGGACCAACCGTGCTTTGCTTCAGGGCCaaaccagcagtgggatgcagggtgctaTGCTGCTGGCAGTAGACTGCTGAAATAATAGTTATAAAGTTGTGTTGCAGCCCTGTTTGTGTGACAGTGTTAAACTATGTGACTTGAGTTTACATGGGCTCTGGAGGCTACTGATCTTTTCAACCAGTTCTGTCCATTTATACGGCCATAACGTCCATATTTTGACCTTCaagaaattgtatttttattaatTGATAAAAATGTGCTGGATAGAGTGCAAGAATGACTTTCCGTTAACGACACATTGCTACTCGTGATAAAGTTGCAGATGGATTCTAAGGTTATATTCCCAGATAATACAATTCAAGACACTGAGCCACACTTTATGGAAACACTTCTTCCCATAGTAAAATGGCAATACTCTACAATACTGTCTGTATACATTGTATGGCACACACATCTGAAGTGAATCAATAGCTTTAACATACCGCATCGGTTGTAAATATCATAGTCGAGACAAAATAAAATTCCAACACGTAGAACAGCTGTTTGTATTTGTTAATAGGCTTTTTCTTCTACTTAAAACTTCAGCATGGTTTTCTCCAGGGTTGCCGAGGACACTAAGATTGGCAGCCTGCTCGAGACCTCTAGTCCTACATGGCTCTGATCTCTACCTCGCTGATTCTATCACAAcagtcattcattacagctacaagATTTCTTCTTTACCTTCAACTTGGTCACATTTAATGTGGTGTCAGTGGTGGAGCATCGCTCTCTGTTCAGCCGTTGTCTTCCAGTACGGACACGTCTAAatgggatccttgggacatcccaATTCTGATGTCACCCAGTTGAAGATTCTATTTaaaaaggttaaggtaagggtagaGGTTAGGGTTTTGTGTAGGGACGTCCAAAGGTTCCCAGGCACCGCTGACCCTTGCACCCTTTCCAGACAGTGCTTCCAGTTCTCATGGACCATGCTCACCCACTGTAAACAGTCTAACAATGAGAAAAGAGTGGAACACAAGTCAAGAAGGAATCCACAGTTCAGGTACATGTGGTCCAGAGGTGAGTTTGACACAATAAAGACGACAGCTCTGTTTGATCAGACGTCTGAGCAATCCAATGCTGTAGCCTAGCGGTCATGTGTGGTCTTGAGTTAGTTGagcatttcccaaactcggtcctggggatcccaaggggtgcatgtttttttttcaaagcTTGGTGATTAGTTAATTATTTTAATCAGTTGTGTCaaatgctagggcaaaaaccaaaacgtgcaccccttgggatccctaggactgagtttgggaaacgctgggtTAATTTGTCTTTTTCTATGCTAGGGCCTTGAATGGTGGGACAGAATCTCAAGGTCTTTTTCACAAACAAAACTTTTCTCATATGTTTCCTAATATGTTTTATTGTTACatacactggataggtgcagtgaaatgtgttgttttagagGGTCAGTCACAGTAGTACAGCGCCTCTGGAGCAAATcagggttaagtgccttactcaGGGGGCACAACGGCAGAATTTTGTTTCACCTTGGctcaggtattcaaaccagcgacctttcggttacagaCCCAATGCTCGAACCACTTGGCTATCTGCCACCCGTTAAGTCATCGGCCTACTGTGTCCACTCAGTAACGGATTTCATAAAACAATATGAAGTCTTCCATCTGTTGTTGCTCTCAAGGTCATGTCTGGGTGAGAAAGGGCCGTAGGGGTTGGTCTTTACTAAGTGGGTTCTCTTGGAGTGGATGTCTCCTCTCATTCATTCGTCGTTTTCTCGTTCTGTTCTTTCCAACAGCAGTAGCTCTCCTTTCCACCTTCAGAGTGACAGGTATGAAGGTGGAACGTTGTGTTACATTATCCTTTACCTCTGATGGGCACCAACACCTGTGAATAAAGAGCACAATTAGATGTACCAATGGCAACACAAGCATATGGATATTGATCCCATGAAAGTACATCAGATAATTCACAATTCACAAAAAAGCACACCCACCTTTGTACAGTATTTGGCTGTTTATATGGAATTACCAGTCTCTGTGAGGACAGAAAGGAGAGGTTAGCATTGGTAATGTCACTATGAATACCACTAGAGCTTCTGTACTTGTAGTACCAGAGACACGCCAGTGGGTGGCAGTAGTGAGGAAAAGTCACCAATCAGTGTTAAGGTAATGACATCCTTATCTAAATGGCTCAGAGACCTCCTTTATAAACATAGTTAATCATTGGACTGAACCATACGTTACTGCAACAGAACAATTAATCACTTTGCCAAAATGAGACTCGGTCACTCTCTTTCTCGTGTGAAGTCAGACATCTTGAAACCCTATAACATTGATAATTGAGGGTGTCTCGGATTTTGGAAGCAGAGCTTACTAGACTTAATTTGAAAATGTGCCCAattgagactctctctctcctcttgtcccATAGCTGATAATGGCATCCTCCCTCTGTTCCATGGCGTTCTCCTGCGCCAACAGGCAGCCCTAGCCGATCAGCTCATGTGATTCATTTAGACAGGCTGATAGCCAAGCTGTGTAAACAGCCATTAGTAATTCAGGACTCCGTAAATTCTCTCCCTTTTTCTTCCATCCTTTTtctacatctccctctcctttccatttcttttcatctctctcttttttctgttCCTTCCCCCCTTCTTGTCGTTTTAGCCATTCTCTTTGACTCTGCCATCTTGTTTTCTTATCTTCCACTCCCATTCTCACACtttctctcacactttctctctctctctctctctctctctctctctctctctctcaccaattCCCAATCCCATTCGGTAATAACAGTAGGCAGGTGTTATGTGAGAAGCAGTTAAAATATGTTAATTGGTGGTGGCTCGGGTGTGTGAAATTATGCTGAAAATATTTGCATAAAAAGGGACAGAATATGAATATCTACCATGTGGGGTGTGGGGTTTTGACAGCAGGGTACAGTTGATACATTTGAAACACACCCACCCCATGCTATGGGCTTTGGAGGAGGGGGTTGATGAGAAGTGTTTATTTATTAGCCTAAATACATTAAACCCCAAGATATGGGAGATGTGGAAgggtctggaggagagggggttcaGACTTCAGTTACAGATGTTCTGTTATTCTGTGCAATAGTGTTCTTCACTCCTGGTCCCGGAGAGCCAAAGGGTGTGCAGGTGTTTGGTCCAGCACTGCACTAACACATCAGTATGGTGCTGCCcttcagagacaggtagacacccTGTGGTCACCAGGAGCAGCTTTGAAGAGCATTGCACTATGACCTTACACAGACTTGAACTATCACACATATCACTTTTTGAGACAGCCTCTGTATGACATGCTCACATGAGGAAAGTCCACAGCTCGTATTCATAAAGTATCTCAGGGTAGGAGTACTTATCTAGaatcaggtcccccctgtccatgtaatcttattcataaTGACCTAAAATCCCAAACTGATTTTAGATTAAGTGTTGTCCTTACTATCCAGCAGTTCATCAGCCATCAGCCCATCCTGACGGTTTCCCAGGACGAAGGCCAGGAAGGAGAGTATCAGGGCGTCCATGATGCCCATGATAGCCAGGATGTAGGCCCAGCGCACGGAGCACGCTCCCAGGGTGTACTTGTCTGTCTGCTCCCCACACATCCTCTTCACCTCGTCACTGTCCCAGCCGTCTGGGTAGATCATACAGCCCAGAATCAGACACGTACCTgggataggaggagggaggaagggatggggggatggagagacagagggagggagggatggggggatggagagacagagggaggaagggagggagggatgggg
The genomic region above belongs to Oncorhynchus masou masou isolate Uvic2021 chromosome 27, UVic_Omas_1.1, whole genome shotgun sequence and contains:
- the LOC135515789 gene encoding zinc finger protein RFP-like; this translates as MASSSSVLAEEQFLCSICLDVFTEPVSIQCGHNFCMACIRKYWDGNDMCQCPMCKKTFYKRPDLFINTFISEMAAQFRKSVEVKATSSSDQLPAKTGEVSCDICTGMKLKALKSCLVCQTSYCETHLEPHQRVAALKRHKLINPVENLEDRMCKKHDRLLELFCRTDQTCVCQFCTEAKHKTHNTVPLEEEYGEKMAELGKMMAVVQQMMHTRSRKVKEIKHSVELSKRVAERKILDSVQVFTALVRSIERSQAELIEVVKEKQKKAERQAEGLIKELEREITELQRRSTKLEQLSHTEDHLHLLQSFPSLCTLPPTKDWSKISVHSDLYVGTGRRVVSQLEETLNKEMDKVKLKRAQRYAVDVTLDPDTANPYIILSKSGKEVRYQQKQQDLLDNPKRFSTCPCVLGTKGVSSGRSYYEVTVKGKTKWDLGVARESINRKGNITLSPKDGYWTVALRERCKYLACTSTPVLLSLREKPQKVGVFVDYEEGQVSFYDVEARSHIYSFTGCTFTKKLYPYLGPCANFGDENSAPLIISPVNHTD